The Peribacillus sp. FSL P2-0133 genome has a segment encoding these proteins:
- the sufU gene encoding Fe-S cluster assembly sulfur transfer protein SufU encodes MSFDNLDTLYRQVIMDHYKKPRNKGMLEDGSMTIDMNNPTCGDRIRLTMKIEDGKVSDVKFDGDGCSISMSSASMMTQAIKGKDVDTALALSETFSLMIQGKEYDDEMDLGDIEALQGVSKFPARIKCATLAWKAMEKGLKE; translated from the coding sequence ATGTCTTTTGATAACCTAGATACACTTTACCGACAAGTCATTATGGATCACTATAAGAAACCGCGTAATAAGGGCATGCTAGAGGATGGCAGCATGACAATCGATATGAATAATCCAACTTGCGGCGATCGGATTCGTTTAACGATGAAGATTGAAGATGGCAAGGTCAGCGATGTTAAATTCGATGGTGATGGTTGTTCGATATCCATGAGCTCGGCTTCCATGATGACTCAAGCCATTAAGGGCAAAGACGTGGATACTGCCCTAGCGTTATCCGAGACTTTTTCCTTAATGATCCAGGGAAAAGAATACGACGATGAGATGGACCTTGGGGATATTGAAGCCCTACAAGGTGTCTCTAAATTCCCAGCCCGAATCAAGTGTGCTACCTTAGCTTGGAAAGCCATGGAAAAGGGATTG
- a CDS encoding cysteine desulfurase — MNPYEIRKLFPILDQEVNGQPLVYLDSAATSQKPAAVIEAIEQYYRGYNSNVHRGVHTLGTKATDAYEGAREKVRKFINASSTEEIIFTRGTTTSLNTVARSYGGANIKEGDEIVISYMEHHSNIIPWQQLAKEKGAVLKYIPLQEDCTISLEDVRATITDATKIVSIMQVSNVLGVINPVKEIAKIAHEHGAVMVVDGAQSTPHLKVDVRDLDCDFFAFSGHKMVGPTGIGVLYGKKELLEKMEPIEFGGEMIDFVGLQESTWKELPWKFEGGTPIIAGAIGLGAAIDFLEEIGLDNIERHEHKLAAYAMEKMSAVEGLTIFGPKDAEKRAGVITFNINDVHPHDVATVLDADGIAVRAGHHCAQPLMKWLDVSSTARASFYLYNTEEDIDKLVSGLVKTKEYFSNVF, encoded by the coding sequence ATGAACCCATACGAAATTCGTAAGCTTTTTCCGATATTAGATCAAGAAGTCAATGGTCAGCCATTAGTTTATTTAGATAGTGCTGCAACCTCTCAAAAACCGGCTGCAGTGATTGAAGCGATTGAGCAATATTACCGCGGATACAACTCGAATGTTCACCGCGGGGTGCATACACTTGGAACAAAAGCTACGGATGCGTATGAAGGTGCACGTGAAAAGGTACGTAAATTCATTAATGCTTCTTCTACAGAAGAAATCATCTTTACAAGAGGCACAACGACTTCTTTAAATACTGTAGCAAGAAGTTACGGTGGTGCAAATATTAAAGAGGGTGACGAAATCGTCATCTCCTATATGGAGCATCATAGTAATATCATTCCGTGGCAGCAGCTTGCCAAAGAAAAAGGCGCTGTACTGAAGTATATTCCGCTTCAAGAGGACTGCACGATTTCCCTTGAGGATGTTAGGGCAACAATTACGGACGCAACGAAAATCGTTTCCATCATGCAGGTTTCGAATGTACTTGGTGTTATCAATCCTGTGAAGGAAATCGCGAAAATTGCCCATGAACACGGTGCTGTAATGGTAGTCGACGGTGCGCAAAGCACGCCGCACCTAAAAGTGGATGTCCGTGATCTGGATTGTGATTTCTTTGCCTTCTCAGGACATAAAATGGTCGGTCCAACAGGTATCGGCGTATTATATGGCAAAAAAGAACTTCTGGAAAAAATGGAGCCGATTGAATTCGGCGGAGAGATGATCGATTTTGTAGGTTTGCAGGAGTCTACATGGAAAGAACTCCCGTGGAAATTCGAAGGCGGTACCCCAATCATTGCCGGCGCCATCGGCCTTGGTGCTGCAATTGATTTCTTGGAAGAAATCGGCTTGGATAATATTGAACGGCATGAACATAAGCTCGCTGCTTATGCAATGGAAAAAATGTCAGCAGTCGAAGGGCTGACCATATTCGGTCCTAAAGATGCAGAAAAGCGTGCGGGTGTAATAACCTTTAATATTAATGACGTACATCCACATGATGTCGCTACCGTTCTTGATGCAGATGGAATTGCTGTCCGTGCCGGTCATCATTGCGCACAGCCATTAATGAAATGGCTTGACGTATCATCGACGGCAAGAGCAAGTTTCTATCTATATAACACGGAAGAAGATATTGATAAGCTCGTATCCGGGCTTGTTAAAACGAAGGAGTATTTCAGTAATGTCTTTTGA